One stretch of Zingiber officinale cultivar Zhangliang chromosome 6B, Zo_v1.1, whole genome shotgun sequence DNA includes these proteins:
- the LOC121992137 gene encoding pentatricopeptide repeat-containing protein At2g17140-like — translation MNDALAAKLLRLNAGRPALVWRLFRQLLSSPASSNPSIPTIASLSRLLAASRMLPELHQLRLLLLPRRPPDAAHAAVSSIVSATAASGLIEEALLHFQSLRSHFPSHSPSLRLYNTLLNCSLHLRRPDLVEVIYRDMLLARVPLDTYTFNILMSSLCDSGHLVEARQLFDKMPSKNCLPNEFTFGILVRGYCKLGLCDTALELLDVMERQGCLPNIVIYNTLISSLCKEGLVSKAENLVECMRKHDLLPNVVTFNSRISALCKAGRVLDAYQIFLDMQEDQELGLPLPNQITFNLILDGFCKAGMLEKARSLVDLMKGRGLFKSTVSYNIWLSGLVKCRRPLEAQQLLVYMVEQGVEPNLYTYNIIIDGLCKEGMIIGARSVMSLMRKNGLSPDTVTYSSLLQWYCTKRNVSGAIRILHEMASSGCFPNFFSCNILLKSLWKEGRSSEAEKLLQKMIEKSYNLDIVTCNIIINGLCKSGKLDKAVKIVNGMWQHGSAALGELGNAFLGLIDTSKHNKCCPNGITYSILINHLCKDGRLDEAKKLVIEMLGKNIAPNSLIYDTFVNAYCKQGKVSSAFKVITDMEKKRCPLSTKTYNLLIWALDRKGKLNEIDVLINEMQQQGIQKDVITYNNMIHALCDCEMVRKAASLLEEMLQNSIVPNVASFSLLIKGFCKISDFNSARDMLNEALIACGETEILYSVMCNEYCLYGKVLEAKEILQIALNKGFPLRYFQYKNLIEGLCKEDKIDDGHNLLNAMIAKGHLLDPAAFMPVIDAMENRGKKHETDKLSEKMMDMAAAHHDGSKVSLTGHMLGESNLIIQKQKKDVSSKNEWHNLLHKDDGSGIALKVLKRVQKGWGQGSITTP, via the exons ATGAACGACGCGCTTGCGGCCAAACTCCTCCGCCTCAACGCCGGCAGACCGGCCCTCGTATGGCGCCTCTTCCGGCAACTTCTCTCCTCCCCTGCTAGCTCAAACCCTTCCATCCCAACCATTGCCTCCCTCTCCCGCCTCCTTGCTGCCTCCCGCATGCTCCCCGAGCTCCACCAACTCCGTCTCCTTCTCCTCCCGCGCCGCCCTCCCGACGCAGCCCATGCTGCCGTATCCTCCATCGTCTCCGCCACTGCCGCTTCCGGCCTCATCGAGGAAGCCCTCCTTCATTTCCAATCCCTTCGCTCCCACTTCCCCTCTCACTCCCCCTCCCTCCGGCTCTACAATACTCTCCTAAACTGCTCCCTCCACCTCCGCCGTCCTGACCTCGTCGAGGTGATCTACAGGGACATGCTACTTGCCCGCGTCCCCCTCGACACTTACACTTTCAACATCTTGATGTCCTCTTTGTGTGATTCAGGCCACCTTGTGGAAGCTCGCCAGTTGTTCGATAAAATGCCGTCCAAGAATTGCCTCCCCAATGAATTCACCTTCGGGATTCTGGTACGTGGTTACTGTAAACTAGGGCTCTGTGACACGGCACTTGAGCTTCTCGACGTAATGGAGAGGCAGGGATGCTTGCCCAACATAGTGATCTATAATACACTAATATCTAGCCTTTGCAAGGAAGGTTTAGTCAGCAAAGCTGAGAATTTAGTCGAGTGCATGAGGAAACACGATCTTCTTCCTAATGTAGTCACTTTTAATTCTAGGATTTCTGCTCTTTGCAAGGCAGGCAGGGTTTTGGATGCTTACCAGATTTTCCTGGACATGCAGGAGGATCAAGAGTTGGGTTTGCCTTTGCCAAATCAAATTACATTTAATCTAATATTGGATGGGTTTTGTAAGGCAGGCATGTTGGAGAAAGCCAGGTCCTTGGTAGATTTGATGAAAGGTAGGGGATTGTTTAAAAGCACAGTGAGTTACAATATATGGTTGTCAGGGTTGGTGAAGTGCAGAAGGCCTCTAGAGGCTCAACAGCTGTTGGTATATATGGTCGAACAGGGTGTCGAACCTAATTTATACACATATAACATTATCATTGATGGACTTTGTAAAGAAGGGATGATCATTGGTGCTAGATCAGTGATGAGTTTGATGAGAAAGAATGGATTGTCACCAGACACAGTCACTTACAGCAGCCTGCTTCAATGGTACTGCACAAAAAGAAATGTATCAGGGGCTATCAGAATTCTTCACGAAATGGCCAGTAGTGGATGTTTTCCTAACTTTTTTAGTTGTAATATACTGTTGAAAAGTTTGTGGAAAGAGGGCAGAAGTTCAGAGGCAGAGAAATTATTACAAAAAATGATTGAGAAATCTTACAATCTAGATATTGTAACTTGCAATATCATCATTAATGGTTTATGCAAAAGTGGTAAGTTGGATAAAGCAGTTAAGATTGTTAATGGAATGTGGCAGCATGGAAGTGCAGCCTTGGGTGAACTTGGAAATGCTTTCCTTGGTCTGATAGATACTAGTAAACACAATAAATGTTGCCCTAATGGGATCACATATTCCATTTTGATTAATCACTTGTGTAAGGATGGAAGATTGGATGAAGCTAAGAAGTTAGTAATTGAAATGCTTGGGAAGAATATTGCTCCAAATTCTCTTATCTATGACACTTTTGTAAATGCCTATTGTAAGCAAGGAAAAGTGTCATCGGCTTTTAAGGTTATAACGGACATGGAGAAGAAACGGTGTCCGCTAAGCACAAAAACTTACAACTTGTTGATTTGGGCTTTGGATAGAAAAGGCAAGCTAAATGAAATAGATGTTTTGATAAATGAAATGCAACAACAAGGAATTCAGAAGGATGTTATAACTTATAACAACATGATTCATGCCCTTTGTGATTGTGAAATGGTGCGTAAAGCTGCCTCACTTTTAGAGGAGATGCTTCAAAATTCCATTGTTCCTAATGTAGCTTCTTTCAGTCTATTGATTAAGGGCTTCTGCAAGATTTCTGATTTTAATTCAGCACGGGATATGCTTAATGAAGCTTTAATTGCATGTGGAGAAACAGAAATTCTCTATAGCGTAATGTGTAACGAGTACTGCTTATATGGAAAGGTGTTAGAAGCCAAGGAAATACTTCAAATAGCTCTAAACAAGGGGTTTCCTTTGAGGTATTTCCAGTACAAGAATCTTATCGAGGGCCTTTGCAAGGAAGACAAGATAGATGATGGGCACAACTTACTCAATGCTATGATTGCTAAAGGTCATCTATTGGACCCTGCAGCATTTATGCCGGTAATTGATGCAATGGAGAACAGGGGAAAGAAACATGAGACTGATAAGCTTTCCGAGAAGATGATGGACATGGCAGCTGCTCATCATGATGGATCTAAGGTTTCTTTAACCGGTCATATGTTGGGGGAATCAAACTTGATAAtccaaaaacaaaagaaagatgTTTCCTCTAAAAATGAATGGCACAATCTTCTACACAA AGATGATGGAAGTGGAATAGCATTGAAAGTTTTAAAGAGAGTCCAAAAGGGCTGGGGTCAAGGAAGTATCACAACCCCATGA
- the LOC121990804 gene encoding uncharacterized protein LOC121990804, whose translation MSTYASSVPSHLGASDPPTLAADDMGEITAVEGEGEVEGEDAEEEECGFCLFMKGGGCKETFVAWEKCVEEAEKLGEDVVGKCSEATALLKKCMEAHAEYYEPILRAEEAMLDAAASDADAAASDHQNTEEHVEGKNS comes from the coding sequence ATGTCGACCTACGCTTCCTCTGTTCCGAGCCACTTGGGTGCTTCCGATCCGCCGACATTGGCCGCGGACGACATGGGCGAGATCACGGCAGTAGAAGGAGAGGGGGAGGTGGAGGGGGAGGATGCAGAAGAAGAAGAGTGCGGCTTCTGCCTCTTCATGAAAGGCGGCGGCTGCAAAGAAACGTTCGTCGCGTGGGAGAAGTGCGTGGAGGAAGCGGAGAAACTCGGGGAGGACGTTGTCGGTAAATGCTCTGAGGCCACCGCTCTTCTGAAGAAGTGCATGGAAGCCCACGCCGAATACTACGAGCCTATCCTCCGAGCTGAGGAGGCTATGCTCGACGCTGCTGCTTCTGATGCTGATGCCGCCGCCTCCGATCATCAGAATACCGAAGAACACGTCGAAGGGAAGAATTCTTGA